From Deltaproteobacteria bacterium HGW-Deltaproteobacteria-6:
ACAGCCAAAGCCAGGTCGGACCCGCCCGCCAGCACATAATGAATCGCCTGGTTCAAGGCCGTGGAGGCCGTGGCGCAAGCGTTTTCCACATTCACAACGGGCATGCTCTCAAAGCCGAGCCGCCTGAGAATCACCTGGCCGCGGATGCAGTGCTGGCTCGTGAGCATTCCCTGGGCGCAATTGCCGTACCAGATGCCGCCGATGGCAGCCTGATCGCCTTTAGGGTTCAGGCCCGCGTCCTCCATGGCTTCGGAAATGGCGATGTCGCATTGCTGTTCAAAAGAACCGCCGTCCTGTTTGACGATGGGGGTCATGCCCACACCAATGATATAAACTCGATCTTTCATAAATCCTCCTGATGTTTTGATGGGTTGATGATTATTCCTCACGGTATCCGTTCATTTCTCAACAAGAGAGGACAGAATGTTGAGGACGTTTTCTGTCGCATTTTCATAATAGCGCGCATCTTTCATGGCGATGATTTCCGGGAACCGTTCGGCAATCTGCTCCAACGTGACGGCCGCGCCGGCTGCGAAGCGCACACCGCTTCCCTCGTTCATTTGCACGCAGGAATAGTAACCGCCCCCGGCGGACAAAATCTTCCCAGTTGACCGGCATTGATCGGAAACAAGATAGAGGACCATCGACGCCACCAGTTCGGGTTTGATTCTGTCGGCAATCTCCGCCGGAAAAGTTCCGCCCGCCATTCCCGTTGCGGCGATAGGGGCGATGGTGTTCACGGTGATATCGTATTTTGCCCCCTCCAGTTTCAGGGCGTTCATCAACCCGACCAGGCCCAGCTTGGCCGCGGCGTAATTGGTTTGCCCGAAATTGCCGTAAAGACCGGCGGTGGAAGTGGTCAGCAGGATTCTGCCGTATTTTGCCTGTTGCATGATCGGAAAAGCCGCCTTCGTGAGATAGACGGCACCGAGAAGATGAACCCGCAGCACCTCTTCGAAATCGTCGAGGGGCATCTTGAGAAAGCTCTTGTCCTTGAGAATCCCCGCATTATTAATAAGAATGTCCAGCCGCCCAAAGCTTTCCATAGCGGCGGCGACGATTTTTCCCGCAGCATCACGGTCCGCCACACTGTCGCAATTGGCAACGGCGCGGCCGCCCTGTTCACGGATCTCTTCTACCACCTTCAGTGCGCGAGATGATCCATCGGGGAGAACACCGGGGTCGTTCACCACCACCCTTGCGCCGCGTGCGGCCAGTTCCAGCGCGTAACTTCTACCGAGCCCGGCTCCTGCGCCGGTGACGATCGCGACGCGCTCGTCGAAGCGGATACTCATATTGTTTCCTCCTGTCTTTTTGCTTTTTCTGATTCTCTGCAATCTTATTCTTGCCAAATGCAATGCCCATGCCGTTTATCTAATATATTGATTTAATTATATATTAATAAAATTTTGCTTTTTAGCACCCCCAAATCCCTTGCTTTATGCAAAAATATCTTGCATGATGCAAAAGACAAATATTTTCGTTGATTTTAGCGTTTGGTTGGGGGACATCCGTGATAACGTTAGAAAAAGATTTTTTAAAGCAAATCGCCCATCCGGCAATACTTGCAGACGAAGAGGGGCACATTCTGATGATGAACGACCCCGCGGAATCGTTGTTGCATTCTGCCGATCTCCATTCCATCAGCTCCATTGCTGAAATTGATCCCCTGTTCGCAAAAGAAGAGCCCGAACCGTCAGACGGACCGCGAACTATCAGGATCGGAAAGATGGCCCGGCGGATCAGGGTTTTTCCGGTCGGGTTTGACAGTAAGAAGAAGAGCCGTTTATATCTGTTCGATATGGCGAACATCCTGAAACTGATGGATTTTGACACCTTCCTGGATTATATCGATGTCGCGATCGGAATTGTGGATCAGGACGGGGTATTGGAGCATCTCAATAATACCCTGTCCAAATATATCGGGGTCGACGCCAAGGAATGGATCGGCAGGGACCTGCATGAACTCGTTGAAGAGCACGCGCTGTCGGACGCGGCCTCCTTGAATGCGCTGAAAGCGAAAAAGCCGATGAACACGAACGTCACTTATGGATCGGGAATAACCCTTCAGTATCAAAGCATCCCCTTTTTTGACCAGCACGGAAAGATCAGGAAGGTGGTCAGCACGGGACGGGACGTCACCCGGATGATCCAGCTGGAAAGTGACCTGTCCAGTTCGGAGACGCTGAAGGACCAGTATTACAAAAGATTGAACTCCCTCGAAGTCCTTCTCGGACGGGACAAGATCGTCTATTCCAGCGAAAAGATGAAGAGAGTGGCTCAGGTTGCGGTCAAGGCGGGCAAATTTGATTCGCCGGTCTTCCTCTGGGGGGAATCCGGCGTGGGTAAGGAAATGATCGCGAAGATGATCCACCAGTCAGGCAACCGGTCGCAGGGGCCGTTTGTCGGGGTCAACTGTTCCGCCATTCCTTCCGAGCTTCTGGAATCGGAGTTCTTCGGCTACGAGGAGGGAGCCTTCACGGGGGCAAAAAAAGGAGGACGCAAAGGCCTGTTTGACGAAGCGGAGAAGGGAACCCTCTTCCTGGACGAAATCAGCGAACTCCCCCTCGGGATGCAGAGCAAGCTCCTGCGGGTCATTCAGGAACATGAGTATATGCGCGTGGGATCCAACAAGACCATCCCAACGGATGCGAGAATCATCGCTTCGACCAACCTCTCCCGGGATCAGCTTGTGGACGGGGTCGGATTCCGACGCGACCTCTTCTATCGCTTGAGCGTTGTCCCGATCCATATTCCGCCGCTGAGGGACCGGCGCGATGATATTCTGCCGCTGATCCGCTTCTTTCTGAAAACCTTGAACCTGAAGTACGGAACCAACATCAGAATCACCAACTCGCTGATTCCCCGTTTCTACCATTACGACTGGCCCGGCAACGTACGGGAGCTGAAAAACGTCATCGAGAGGCTGCTCGTTGTCGCCGGTTCGGACGAGGTCGGCGATGCGGAATATGATCTGGTCAACCAGCTGGAAATGAAAAAAACACCGGAGCAGGAAGAAGATATTTCCATCGCCCGCCTGATGCCGCTGAAAGAGGCGATGGAAAAAGTGGAGGAAATTCTTTTCAAGCGCGCCTATCAGGAGTCCGGCAGCATTGAAAAGACGGCTGAGCTGCTGGGGGTCAATCCTTCCACGATCTACAGGAAGATCAACAAGGGCCGGGTTCGTCTCAAATGAGTGTTCCCGGGAAACAGCAGGCAGTTATCCTGTCCGGATGTGGTTGAAAACCACAGCAGGCTCCTGCATTCCGACCCAGAGCTTTTGCGAAGGTCTGAAACGCTACGGCGTCACGATATTGAACCATTGATCAAATTCGTCCAGACAGGACATCATCTCCAGAAACTTCAGTTTTCTTCCCTGAATGTTGATGTCACCGGCCAGAATCCGGCCGGGAAATGTGGCCTCACCGGCAGTGATTTTATCCAGGACCGGCCGGTCAAGCATCACGGTGGCATCGGGGTTTAAGGCCGGCCGTCCCTTCTTATGATTCAAAACGCTGTTGGCCAGTGTCAATGTGTAGGTTTCCTTGGTATCCGTCATCACCCAGTTGACCGTAATGTGCTTACCCTCCGCCCGGGGGCCGTTTAAACGAACCGCCATCAGGTCAAAGAACTGATCCATCGCCATCCCGCGCAGGATGTCCCGGCTCCTGGCCTGCACGGGAATGTTCCTGTTGACGCCGCTGCGCAGATCCCGGGCGCCGGCCAGGTAAAAATTCCGCCAGATGGGAGATTCGGCCCGGTAGCCCAGCTGTTCCAGCGCGTCGGCCTGCAGTTCACGCGCCTCCCGGTTGTCGGGCTCGGCAAACACCACATGGTTCACCACCTCGGCTGCCCAGCGGTACTCACCTTTTTTCATATCTTCCCGCGCCCGCGCCAGAACGGCCTGTGATCCGCCCATGAACTCCACGTATTTGCGGCCCGCTTCAACCGGGGGAAGCGGATGAAGATGGGCGGGATTGGCGTCAAACCAGCCGAGATACCGCTGGTACACGGCTTTCACATTAAAATTAACCGTCCCGTAAAAATCACGGTTGTACCACCGGCCTGCCAGGCTTTGCGGAAGCGAGATCATCTCGGCGCATTCCGTCATCGTGTATCCCTGGTTCATCAGCCGGACCGTCTGATCATGGATATATTTGTACAGGTCGCGCTGATTTTGAAGATAGCTCACGATCTTTTCATTCCCGAAGCGCGGCCAGAGGTGAGTGGCAAAAAACACCTCCGCCTCGCTGCCGAAGAGGTCGATTGTGTCGTCAATGGACTTCGACCAGGCCTGTCCGTCGCGCACCTGAGCGCCGCGGGGTGTCAGCAGGTTGTGCAGACTGGCCGTGGCATTCTCAGCCACGCACAGCGCTCTCATCTCCGGCAGATAGAAATTCACCTCCACGGGTGCTTCCGTCCGGGGCACCTGCTGGAAAACAAACCGCACGCCGTCGATCATCATTTCCTGAACAGGCAAGACGATTTCCTCGGTCGGCGGAACATAGCTGACCGTTCCGCTGGACGTCGTCTTTCCCATGCCCGCGTCCACCTGGCCCTGCGGCCCCTTGGGCAGCGTCGAACCGAACATGTACATCGCGCGGCGGATCATGGCGTTCCCCGCCATCAAATTTTCGCTGATGATTTCGTTCGTTATCCCCTGAGGGGCAATAATTCTGACTTTTCCCGCCTGGAGGTCTTCGGCGGAAACAACGCCCCTCACCCCGCCCCAATGGTCCACATGGCTGTGCGTATAAATGACGGCTACAACAGGACGCTTCGGAAGTTTTTGATGGAAGAGATGGAGCGCCGCCCGGGCCGTCTCCACTGAGACAAGCGGATCGACAACGATATACCCCGTTTTCCCCGTAATGAAAGTAATATTGGAAACATCATATCCTCTCACCTGGTAGATGCCGTCGGCAACCTTGAAAAGGCCGTGGATGGCATTGCGGCGTGCGTGACGCCACAATGCCGGATGGACAGAGTCCGGCGAAGGCTTATCCCCGGCAAGAAAGTCATAGCGCTTCACATCCCAGACCGGCTTATCTTTTTCAGTGCGGATCAAAAGCGACGGATCGGAAATCATCAGGCCTCTTCCCGCCAACTCGTTTTCCTCGCGGTCATTTTCGGAAAGCCCCTGCGGAAGACGGCTGTTCATTTCACGGGTTTGCGGATCGGCTGCCTTTGCATCGGCGGCCAATGACGGCATCGCATGGCCTGCCGGAATGCCTGTTATCAGAACCATGAGCAAAACGATTGCCATCTTCATGTGCTTCATAAAATCATCCTCCCCCGTTATAATGTTTTTTGCTTTCCCAGGCCGTCATTTGTAATACATTAATATCGTAACCGGCATAAGGGCTGTAACGAAATGGGTGAAAATGTTATTTCTTAACGGCCCCTAACAGCCGTTTTTCCTTCCATGGGCCTTTCTCATAATAAAGCCAGTTCAACCCGACAGCCAGCGCACTGCTCGCCAGCATGGCCATCCAGATGCCGTCCTGCTTGAAACCCGCGGGTCCGGCCAGTATATACGCCAGAGGAATGCGAAGAACAAACATCGCAATAAACGAAAGCGCCAGAAGGGCCATGGTGTCGCCCGCGCTGCGCAGCACCCCCTGGATGGCGAAGATGACGGCGAAGCAGGGAAAAATAAACGCCATCCAATGATAATAATCACTGACGATATTCAGCACCCGAACGCTTTCCGCCGATTCCTTGAGGAAAATGGAGCCGATGTAATGAGGGAAAATAAACAGCACGGCGGCGCAGACAAAGGCAATGGCCAGGCCGAAATAAACCGATATCCGCAGGGTCTGGAAAACACGATCCAACTTTTGCGCGCCGAGATTCTGGCCGGCAATCGTGGTTGCCGCCATGCCGATGGAGATAAACGGGATGGAAGCCAGCATGTCGATCTGCATGCCAATGCCGAAGGCCGCGGTAACCGCCGTGCCGTAACGGTTGACCAGGGCGGCGATGACGACAATGGACAGATTGAACACAATCATTTGCAGCGACGCAGGCACGCCGATAACAAATACCTCCCGGATAATGTGCCAGTCCAGACTGTAGTCCCAGTTGCCCATATTGACATAGGGATTAAACCGTATCAGGTAGATGTAGCCGATGATGCAGGTCGCCACGGCTGCCAGAGCCGTACCCCATGCCGCACCGGCCACGCCCAGAGGCGGCAGAGGGCCGATACCGGCAATACACAGCGGAACGAAAACAATATTGAACACGGCAAGCATAATGAGGATTTTCACCACGGTTCTGGCATCCCCCAGGCCCCGCAGCATTCCGGTCATCCAGTTGATAAAAAATTGAAAGACCAGCGTGGCCATCATGATGGTCAGATAAGACAGGGCCATCTCCTGAATTTCCTGCGGCGCATGCACCCATTCCAGCAACTGCCGGCGGAACAACAGGGCAATGATGGAAATCAGCAGGCAGAATAAAATCGAAGAAAAAAAGGAATTCGCCAGGATTTTCTTGAGCATGGCCTTGTCCTTGCGGCCAAAGGCCTGGGCAATCAGAACATTGGTCGCCATGCCCAGCCCGATGAGAAACGCGGGCATCAGCATGATGATCGGCAGAGAAGCGGCAACGGCGGCAACCGCCTCATGCCCCAGGAGCCTGCCGACCCAGATCAGGTTGATAATGCCATACACGGACATCAGCACGTTGCCGAGCATGATCGGCAGTGTGAAATCAATGACCTGGCTGGCAATATTGCCTTCCGTGAAATCTTTCATAGGTTCCTTACGTGTTTATGGGGAAGCGGCGGCGATAAAAAATTGATATCAAACGGCATTTCGTTTTGCTTTCAAAGCATCCACATCTCCGGTTGCCCGGTTATTCTTATCGAAAAAACCATCAGAATAACGGTCCGGTCCATCAGTGATATCATGACCGGAAAAAGCACGACAGTCCGGGCATCTAATACATCGCCCCGCTTTGATCATTTACAACTTTTTTCCGAACAGGGAATGCAGACTTGCCTCCCGTCGTTTAATTTTACCATCTTGGCCGCCATCGTCATTTCGCCGCATCCGGCGCAAGGTTCGGATGGCGCGAGCGGCGCGTAGAGCGGCTCATCAAAAGGCACCCGGGCGACGGTAAAGATTTCGGTGAAAGGACGCGCCAGCAGATCAGCCACCTTCAAACGTCTTAAATCACGCCGGTCATCCTCCGTCGCCGTCCCGACGGCCAACGCAGCCGAAAGCCGGTCAAAAGCGTTCTTGTCTTTCCCCGCGTATGCGTAATGCGTTTTTCGGGAAAACCGATAGGCCTGACGCTTCGAGCGGCTCAGCACCGTGTAAGCGTTCTTCCCGAAATCCCTGATGATCAGATTGCCTTTTCCCGCCGCTGTGCCCAGCAAAACCTGAAGGGCATCGACGGCGCAGGAATCGTTTTCGCAAACGGCCACCACTTCCTCATCAACGGCGCGCTTGAGCTTCATTAATTTCATGGCCTCCCGGGCTACGCGATAGCCATAGATCAGGCCGGGACAGATGTGTCCGTGAAATTCCACGCACCTTTTCAGATCATCCGGCATCTGCTGTTTTTTATCCGCGGCTGGCATAGAATCCTATCGGCCTCTTTGGCCAGGATGACCCGGCCACCTGACAGTGACACAAGGGTGCGTGGAAAAAGGAGCAGACGAAAAACTTCCTCCGCTC
This genomic window contains:
- a CDS encoding formylmethanofuran dehydrogenase, with protein sequence MPAADKKQQMPDDLKRCVEFHGHICPGLIYGYRVAREAMKLMKLKRAVDEEVVAVCENDSCAVDALQVLLGTAAGKGNLIIRDFGKNAYTVLSRSKRQAYRFSRKTHYAYAGKDKNAFDRLSAALAVGTATEDDRRDLRRLKVADLLARPFTEIFTVARVPFDEPLYAPLAPSEPCAGCGEMTMAAKMVKLNDGRQVCIPCSEKSCK
- a CDS encoding transcriptional regulator, with translation MITLEKDFLKQIAHPAILADEEGHILMMNDPAESLLHSADLHSISSIAEIDPLFAKEEPEPSDGPRTIRIGKMARRIRVFPVGFDSKKKSRLYLFDMANILKLMDFDTFLDYIDVAIGIVDQDGVLEHLNNTLSKYIGVDAKEWIGRDLHELVEEHALSDAASLNALKAKKPMNTNVTYGSGITLQYQSIPFFDQHGKIRKVVSTGRDVTRMIQLESDLSSSETLKDQYYKRLNSLEVLLGRDKIVYSSEKMKRVAQVAVKAGKFDSPVFLWGESGVGKEMIAKMIHQSGNRSQGPFVGVNCSAIPSELLESEFFGYEEGAFTGAKKGGRKGLFDEAEKGTLFLDEISELPLGMQSKLLRVIQEHEYMRVGSNKTIPTDARIIASTNLSRDQLVDGVGFRRDLFYRLSVVPIHIPPLRDRRDDILPLIRFFLKTLNLKYGTNIRITNSLIPRFYHYDWPGNVRELKNVIERLLVVAGSDEVGDAEYDLVNQLEMKKTPEQEEDISIARLMPLKEAMEKVEEILFKRAYQESGSIEKTAELLGVNPSTIYRKINKGRVRLK
- a CDS encoding 3-oxoacyl-ACP reductase encodes the protein MSIRFDERVAIVTGAGAGLGRSYALELAARGARVVVNDPGVLPDGSSRALKVVEEIREQGGRAVANCDSVADRDAAGKIVAAAMESFGRLDILINNAGILKDKSFLKMPLDDFEEVLRVHLLGAVYLTKAAFPIMQQAKYGRILLTTSTAGLYGNFGQTNYAAAKLGLVGLMNALKLEGAKYDITVNTIAPIAATGMAGGTFPAEIADRIKPELVASMVLYLVSDQCRSTGKILSAGGGYYSCVQMNEGSGVRFAAGAAVTLEQIAERFPEIIAMKDARYYENATENVLNILSSLVEK